The Acidobacteriota bacterium genomic interval CTTGCGCACCGAGCGCACCCCGGCGCGCTCAAGGAAAGCCTTCGGCGGCTCGCCCCCGATCCGCACGATGACGTCGTCGTTGGCGAGAAGCGTCGTCTGACCGGCCACGTCGAGGACGGCGACGTCGCTTCGAATCTCTCGGACCTGCGCGCGGAGCAGGAGCTTCACGGCCCCCGCGCGGACTGCGGCCGCGAGCTTCGCCTGGTTCCTCTCGCGGGCCTTGTCGATCCGGGCGGCGCGATGGCAGAGCGTGACGTCGGTGCCGGGCTGGTTCGAGAGCCCCAGCGCCGATTCGACCGCGCTGTCCCCCCCGCCCACGACGAGGACGCGCCGTCCCGCGAAGACCTCCATCTCGGCGACGTCGTAGACGACCTTCCCGGCCTCCTCGCCGCGGACCCCGAGCCGCCGCGGCACACCGCGCCGGCCCATGGCGAGGACGACGCGACGGGCCCGAAATATCTTCCCGCCCGCCTCGACGTCGAAGAGGCCGTTCGCGCGGCCGACGCGCGTCACCTCGTGCCCCGTGAGGACGCTGAGCTTCGTCTCGGCGATGATCGCCTCCCACACGTGGATGAGCGACTCCTTCGAGGCGTCCGCGATCCAGAGATCTCCATACAGCGGCATCTTCACCGGCTCGGCGAGGAGGAGCTTGTGCCGCGGGTACTTGCGGATCGTGTCCGCGACGCTCCCCCGCTCAAGGACGGCGTACGACAGATCCGAGCGCTTGGCCTCGAGCCCCGCCGACAGCCCCGCGGGCCCCGATCCCACGATGACGACGTCCCTCACCCCCGGAGCCGGGGGCGCCCCCGCTCTCTCGAGCCGGACCTGCTCGGCGATGTGCTCGATGGCGATCTTCCCCTCGTTGACGGCGTTCTTGATCAGCCCCCGCCCGCCCAGCTCCCCGACGACGTACAGGCCGGGGACGTTGCTCTCGAAGTGGACGTCGACGTCGGGGACCTCGACGCGCTGCACCGAATCACCCGCGGAGAGGAAGATGGCGGCGACCGGACACGCCTCGACGCACTTCCCGTGTCCCTTGCAGAGCGCCATGTCGACGACGGCCCTTTTGCCGGCCATCGCGATCGCCCCGGGCTCGGGGCAGACGGGGACGCACAGCCCGCACCCGACGCAGACGTCGCCGCGGACGATGGCGTGGAGGGCCGCCGAGCCCGCCGCCCCCGCCCGCGACGCGGTCAGCGCTTTCAGGCCCACGACCTCGAACGCCCCGAGCGGGACGCCGCACTTCGCGCAGGAGTGCGCTCCCTCCGGGTTCACGGCGCCGCAGCGGGGGCAGGCGTTCCGGATGCCCGATCGCCGAGCGATGCCGGCGGCCATTTTCCGGAGGTGGCGACGCATCGCGAAGATCGTGATGGCGAGAAGGACGATCCCCGTGATCAGGTTGGCCATGACGGCCCGGGGAGCATCAGTGGAACCAGGTCGCGCCGACGGCGATCGCCACCACGACGTGCACGACGACCGCCACGAAGGCGGTGACCGCGACGGGCTTGTGCAGCGCGTGCCAGAGGCCGAACGCCCGCTGCGTCGCCGCGAGCCTCCGGATCTGCTGAGAGAGAGCCATCTCGCGACGCGCGAGCTGGACCACCCGCTCGATCGCGGCGCGGTCGAGGGCGCGCACCCCCTCCGCGCGCCGGCTGAGGGTGATCTCGAGCCTCCGGGCCGCGCGGCGCCGCACCAGGTCGTCCCGCAGCATCGCGCGCGAGGCGCCCACGAACCCGGCCGCGCGCGCTCCGGCGTCGTCGACGGTCAGGAGACCTCGGACGGCGCTGGGCGTCAGCCCGGTGCTCGCCACGAGATCGAAGAGGATCTGCTCCCGCTCGGCGGCCACGTCGTCGCGCGTCATCTCGACGCCCGTCCGCTGGCGCGGGATGCGCGTGTACAGATAGCGGCCGACGAGGCCGCTGAGGTACACGACGAAGAGCGCGGCGTATCCCAGACCGATCATCCCGGTGAAGCGCCATCCCGCGTGCGTCGCTGCGGCCCACGGCACGACCAGACCCGCCGCCACGTGCCATGTGAGCCAGACCGGGAGGCGGCCCGTGAAGGCGAGCTTCGACATGAACCTCTTGCGGATGGGGTAGAGCCAGAGGAACAGGAAGAGCGCGAGAGAGATGATCCCGAGCGACTGGCCGATGTAGCCCGACGCCCGGAGCCAGGCGTGGAGCGGATGCCGGACGCGGACGGCCGGGGGCGCGGCGTAGTACGAGAGGCCCGCGAAGTTGATGACAACGAGGCCCGCCGTCAGAAGACCGACCGCCCATCGGGGCCCCTGGCTCTCCGACGCGGGTTTCGCCGCCGGGCGCGCCGGGTGTCGGGGCGCACGGTCCGGGACCGCGGGCGGCGCCGGCTCGCGAACTTCCGCAGCGTCCCGGCCTCCGCGGCGAGATGCGGCGATCTGCGTCGATTGGCTCATCGTGTCGACCTCATCATGATAACTGGGGCGCGAGCACCACCCGCAGCCGGGTCGCACGACAAAGCCGAAAGACCGGAAGCTCCCGACGCTTCCGATCCGCCGGGTGCAGCGGCGGCAGGAGAGGAGCCCGGGAGACCCGGGGCTCCGCGCGGACGGTCAAGTATAGGCGAACCGGCCACCCGGGCAACGCGCCGCCCTGGGCCCGGGGCGCAAGGCCCATCGGGGATCAGCCGACGATCGGGATCGCGCCGCGCACGAAGTAGTAGGTCACCATCGCCACGGCCGCGGAGGCCGGGATCGTGAAGATCCACGCCCAGACGATGTTGCCCGCGACCCCCCACCGGATGGCGGACAGGCGGGTGGTCGCCCCCACGCCCACGATCGCGCCGGTGATCGTGTGGGTCGTCGAGACCGGGATGCCGCCGAGCGACGAGGCGATGATCGTGATCGCCCCGGCGGTCTCCGCCGCGAAGCCGCCCACCGGCTTCAGCTTCGTGATCCGCTGCCCCATCGTCTTCACGATCCGCCAGCCGCCGCCGAAGGTTCCCGCGGCGATCGCGCCGTGGCAGGTGAGAATCACCCAGAACGGCACCTCGAACGAGGACAGGCTCCCGTTCGCGTAGAGAAGCCCCGTGATGATCCCCATCGTCTTCTGCGCGTCGTTGGTGCCGTGGCCGAGGCTGTAGAACCCTGACGAGACGAGCTGGAGGACCTTGAACCGGCGGTTCACGCGCCCCGGCACCGAGTTCCGATGCACGTAGTTGATCAGCGACATGATCGAGAAGCCGAGGACCATGCCGATGACCGGCGAAAGAAAGATCGCGCCGACGGTCTTGTACCAGCCGGAGGGGATGATCGCGGAGATCCCCGCCTTGGCGATCGCCGCGCCGCCGTACCCGCCGATGAGCGCGTGCGACGAGCTGGAGGGGATCCCCCCCCACCAGGTGACGAGGTCCCAGACGATCGCGCCCGTGAGGGCCGCGAGGATGACGTAGTTGTCGACGACCTTCGTGTCGATGAGCCCGCTGCCGATCGTCTTCGCGACCGCCGTCCCGAAGCCGAACGCGGCGACGAAGTTGAAGAGCGCGGCCCAGGCGACCGCGCGCGTGGGGCTGAGCACGCGCGTGGAGACGACGGTGGCGATCGCGTTCGCCGCGTCGTGGAATCCGTTGATGAAATCGAAGGCCAGGGCGATGACGATGGCGCACACGAGAAACGTCGAGATGGTCACGGCGCGCTCCCGGAACTGTGTGGAAGAGCGCGCATTGTACGGGCGATCGCGCGCGACGGTCAACCCGACGCGCGACTCCGCGCCCTGGCGCGGAGACCGAGCATGAGGCGTCCGGAATCGCACATCGCGTTCCCATGGGCGGAACCGGGAGACTGAGCCCCCGGGCGCTCCGGCCGGCGGCGCGCGCGGGCGCGTGGCTTCGGACTTGCTTCCGAATCTCGTGATCGGCCCGCCCGGCTGGAGAACCGCCCGTGAGATGGATCTGGCTCGACGTTCGGCATGCCCTGCGCGGCCTGCGGCGCGAGCGGTCGTTCGCGGCCGTCGTCGTCCTGACGATGGCCCTCGGCATCGGCGGGAGCACCGCGATCTTCACGTTCGTGGACGGGATTCTCCTCCGCCCGCTCCCCTACCCCGAAGAGGATCGGCTCGTGATGATCTGCGAGACGAACCCGGAGCGGATGGGCGATTTCTGCGCCGCGTCCCCCGGCAATCTCGCCGACTGGGCGCGGTCGTCGCGCACGATCGAGGCGATGGGGCTGGCGCGGGACTGGCCGTTCATGATCCGGCACGGGGCCCTCAAGGAGGGGGTTCCCGGAGGCATCGTCGCCTCGAGCCTCTTCGAGGTCTTCTCGGTCCGGGCCGAGCGCGGCCGCCTCCTCGTCCCCGAGGACAGCGACGCAGGGCGCGAGCCGGCCGCCGTCGTCACGCATGCCTACTGGCAGCGGAAGCTCGCCGGCGCGGCGGACGTCGTCGGGTCCCGCATCCAGATCGACGGGGAGTCGCGCACGATCGTCGGCGTCCTTCCGGCGGGGTTCGAGATCCCCGGACTCCCGCGCCCGGAAGTCTTCATCCCCCTCTGGGCCGAGAGGGCCGGCAACCACGAGTGGCGCGGCTTCCGGCCGTTCGGCCGACTCGCCCGGGGGGTCACGCTTCAGGCCGCCCGATCCGAGATGATCGCGCTCCGCGCGTCGCTGGAAGCGGGTCACCCCGACGCGAACCGGGGGTGGGGGATCGCCGTCGACTCGCTCCGGGAGAGAACGGTCCGATCCGTGCGCCCCGCGCTCCTCGCCTTCCTCGGGGCGATCGGCCTGGTGCTCCTCATCGGCTGCGCCAACGTGGCCCATCTCATGCTCGCGCGCGCGACGGCCCGCGAGAAGGAGATGATCGTGCGAGCCGCTCTCGGCGCGGGGCCCGGGAGGCTCATCCGCCAGCTTCTCGTCGAGGGCCTCGTCCTCTCGATGCTCGGCGGGGCGCTCGGCTCTGTCGTCGCGGCATGGGGGACCGACTCGATCCTCGCGCTCGCGCCCCCCGACATCCCCCGCCTCGCGGACGTGAGGATGAGCGGGAGCGTGCTCGCCTTCGCGCTCCTCCTCTCCGCGTCGGTGAGCCTCGTCTTCGGCCTCGTCCCCGCGTGGTTCGCGAGCCGCCCCGCGCTCCACGAGGCGCTCAAGGAGGGGCGCCACAGGGGCGATCAGCACCGGGGCGGGCGTCTCCGTCACGCCCTCGTCGCGATCGAGGTGGCCCTGGCGACGATGCTCCTCATCGGCGCCGGCCTCCTCCTCCGGAGCTTCGACAACCTTCTCGACTGGCGCCCGGGGTTCGACCGCGGGAACCTGCTCACGGTGTCGGTCTTCAGCTCGCCGGGAGATCGCCCGTCCGCCGCCTCGGCGGCCGATCTCTTCGCGCGCATGGAGGAGGGGCTCCGCGCGATCCCCGGCGTGGCCGGCGCCGCCGCGGCGTCCGCCGTGCCGCTTCGCGGCGGGGACGGGAGCGAGGAGTATTCGATCGAGGGGCGCCCCATCCTTCCGGCGGGCGAGCGCCCGTCGGTCCTCTGGTTCGACGTCGGCCCCGCGTACTTCCGGACGATGGGGATCCCGCTCCTCCGCGGGCGCTCTTTCAACGACGCCGACGACGCACGGGCGACGCCGGTGGCGATCGTCAACGAGACGATGGCCCGGCGGCTCGATCCCGGAGGAGAAGCGATCGGGCGGCGCGTCACGCTCGCGGCGCACCAGGCGACGGTCGAGATCGTCGGCGTCGTCGCCGACGTGCGCCCGTTCAGACCCGACGCCGCCCCCGATCCGGAGATCTACTGGCCCCAGCGGCAGGCGCCGCGGTGGGCGACGATGTTCGCCATCCGAACCGCCTCGGCCGGCGCAACCGCCGCCGCCGTCCGGGCGCGCCTCGCCGGGATCGACCCGGACGTCGACATCGGCCTGTTCGCCACGATGGATCAGCTCGTCGAGAAGGAGCTCGTCCGCCCGAGGTTCTCCATGCTGCTCGTCTCCCTCTTCGCGCTCCTCGCCCTCGCCCTCTCGACGGTGGGTGTCTACGGAATCCTCTCGTACACCACCGAGCGGCGCGCGCACGAGATCGGCGTCCGGCTGGCCTTCGGCGCGCGGCCCCTGGACGTGATGCGCACCGTCGTCACCGGCGGGATGGCCTGGGCGATCGCCGGCATCGCGCTCGGCGCGGCGGCGGCCGTGCCGCTGATGGCGAGCCTCCGGCACCTCCTGGTGAACGTGAGCCCCGCGGACCCCGCAACCTTCGCGGGC includes:
- a CDS encoding NAD(P)-binding domain-containing protein, with protein sequence MANLITGIVLLAITIFAMRRHLRKMAAGIARRSGIRNACPRCGAVNPEGAHSCAKCGVPLGAFEVVGLKALTASRAGAAGSAALHAIVRGDVCVGCGLCVPVCPEPGAIAMAGKRAVVDMALCKGHGKCVEACPVAAIFLSAGDSVQRVEVPDVDVHFESNVPGLYVVGELGGRGLIKNAVNEGKIAIEHIAEQVRLERAGAPPAPGVRDVVIVGSGPAGLSAGLEAKRSDLSYAVLERGSVADTIRKYPRHKLLLAEPVKMPLYGDLWIADASKESLIHVWEAIIAETKLSVLTGHEVTRVGRANGLFDVEAGGKIFRARRVVLAMGRRGVPRRLGVRGEEAGKVVYDVAEMEVFAGRRVLVVGGGDSAVESALGLSNQPGTDVTLCHRAARIDKARERNQAKLAAAVRAGAVKLLLRAQVREIRSDVAVLDVAGQTTLLANDDVIVRIGGEPPKAFLERAGVRSVRKDVPVESAGPTRTVA
- a CDS encoding inorganic phosphate transporter, whose translation is MTISTFLVCAIVIALAFDFINGFHDAANAIATVVSTRVLSPTRAVAWAALFNFVAAFGFGTAVAKTIGSGLIDTKVVDNYVILAALTGAIVWDLVTWWGGIPSSSSHALIGGYGGAAIAKAGISAIIPSGWYKTVGAIFLSPVIGMVLGFSIMSLINYVHRNSVPGRVNRRFKVLQLVSSGFYSLGHGTNDAQKTMGIITGLLYANGSLSSFEVPFWVILTCHGAIAAGTFGGGWRIVKTMGQRITKLKPVGGFAAETAGAITIIASSLGGIPVSTTHTITGAIVGVGATTRLSAIRWGVAGNIVWAWIFTIPASAAVAMVTYYFVRGAIPIVG
- a CDS encoding ABC transporter permease, whose translation is MRWIWLDVRHALRGLRRERSFAAVVVLTMALGIGGSTAIFTFVDGILLRPLPYPEEDRLVMICETNPERMGDFCAASPGNLADWARSSRTIEAMGLARDWPFMIRHGALKEGVPGGIVASSLFEVFSVRAERGRLLVPEDSDAGREPAAVVTHAYWQRKLAGAADVVGSRIQIDGESRTIVGVLPAGFEIPGLPRPEVFIPLWAERAGNHEWRGFRPFGRLARGVTLQAARSEMIALRASLEAGHPDANRGWGIAVDSLRERTVRSVRPALLAFLGAIGLVLLIGCANVAHLMLARATAREKEMIVRAALGAGPGRLIRQLLVEGLVLSMLGGALGSVVAAWGTDSILALAPPDIPRLADVRMSGSVLAFALLLSASVSLVFGLVPAWFASRPALHEALKEGRHRGDQHRGGRLRHALVAIEVALATMLLIGAGLLLRSFDNLLDWRPGFDRGNLLTVSVFSSPGDRPSAASAADLFARMEEGLRAIPGVAGAAAASAVPLRGGDGSEEYSIEGRPILPAGERPSVLWFDVGPAYFRTMGIPLLRGRSFNDADDARATPVAIVNETMARRLDPGGEAIGRRVTLAAHQATVEIVGVVADVRPFRPDAAPDPEIYWPQRQAPRWATMFAIRTASAGATAAAVRARLAGIDPDVDIGLFATMDQLVEKELVRPRFSMLLVSLFALLALALSTVGVYGILSYTTERRAHEIGVRLAFGARPLDVMRTVVTGGMAWAIAGIALGAAAAVPLMASLRHLLVNVSPADPATFAGVAGLLALVALAAASIPALRASRIDPMATLRGE